In Roseofilum capinflatum BLCC-M114, the following proteins share a genomic window:
- the galT gene encoding galactose-1-phosphate uridylyltransferase — MEGNHIRLNKVTREWVIYAPKRKHRPQDLRQACIIDHPIALPCPFCPGGSHEEEQILLEVPKSNGSGWQTRVVANRYPALSTDGNTMRSSHGIYLMMPGYGRHEVIIESPDHDKDIPTMERSEVELIIETYHHRYIDLMREHESMMGIIFRNHGQRAGASQSHPHSQIIITSVVPQQRRWREEEAQRYYDDWGRCLYCDILKFEYKEQTRVLEENNSFLAFVPFAAEVPFEVSIAPKHHEADFGSLTDTEKADFAAILQNILTRLSDKLNDPDYNYIINTAARYKAEEPQVHWYCQIRPRLTTPAGFEIASSVSINPSLPEWDAEFLRQ; from the coding sequence ATAGAAGGTAACCACATCCGACTCAATAAGGTCACCAGGGAATGGGTCATTTATGCGCCCAAGAGAAAGCACCGTCCCCAGGATTTGCGACAAGCCTGCATTATCGATCATCCGATCGCCCTTCCTTGTCCTTTTTGTCCAGGTGGCAGCCATGAAGAGGAACAGATTTTACTAGAAGTCCCCAAATCCAACGGCTCTGGGTGGCAAACCCGTGTCGTTGCCAATCGCTATCCAGCCCTTTCGACTGACGGCAATACCATGCGCTCGTCCCATGGTATTTATCTCATGATGCCAGGTTATGGTCGCCATGAGGTGATCATTGAAAGTCCGGATCATGATAAGGATATTCCCACCATGGAGCGATCGGAAGTGGAGCTGATTATAGAAACCTATCATCACCGCTACATCGATCTGATGCGAGAGCATGAGAGCATGATGGGGATTATCTTCCGCAACCATGGACAACGGGCAGGGGCTTCCCAGTCCCATCCCCATTCCCAAATTATCATTACCAGTGTTGTGCCTCAACAGCGACGCTGGCGGGAGGAGGAAGCCCAACGATACTATGATGACTGGGGACGGTGTTTGTACTGTGATATTCTCAAGTTTGAGTACAAGGAACAAACGCGGGTACTCGAAGAGAATAATTCATTTTTAGCGTTTGTGCCGTTTGCGGCTGAAGTGCCATTTGAGGTATCGATCGCCCCAAAACATCATGAAGCTGATTTTGGCAGTCTGACGGATACGGAAAAAGCGGATTTTGCTGCCATCCTGCAAAATATTCTGACTCGGTTATCGGACAAACTCAACGATCCCGATTATAACTACATTATCAATACGGCGGCTCGCTATAAGGCCGAAGAACCCCAAGTTCACTGGTATTGCCAAATTCGACCCCGGTTAACCACTCCAGCAGGCTTTGAAATCGCTTCTAGTGTAAGTATTAATCCCTCTTTACCCGAATGGGATGCGGAATTTTTGCGACAATAA